The Halanaerobiales bacterium genomic sequence TAATCCAAGAGATATATTAAAATTGCTTTATAGTAATTAATAATAAAAATTATGATTGTTCTGGAGGTGAAAAAATGGGAGAATATATCAAAGCATATCTTATTACTTTAGTAATATTTTTTGGAATTGATCTTGTCTGGCTGGGGGTTATTGCCAAAGATATGTATAGAGATAAAATAGGGTTTATTATGAAAGAAAATTTTAACATGTCAGCAGCGATAATATTTTACATGGTATTTATTATTGGACTTATGTTTTTTGTAATTAACAGAGCAGTAGTTTTAGGAAGCTGGCAATATGCTCTTTGGGCAGGTATGTTTTTTGGTTTAGTAACTTATGCTACTTATGATATGACAAATTTAGCTACCTTAAAAGATTGGCCATTATCTTTGACAGTTATAGATATAATCTGGGGATCATTACTAAATGGAGCTACAGCGCTTATTAGTTATTTAATTTTAAGTAGTTTAAATTATTTTCAATAGT encodes the following:
- a CDS encoding DUF2177 family protein; the protein is MGEYIKAYLITLVIFFGIDLVWLGVIAKDMYRDKIGFIMKENFNMSAAIIFYMVFIIGLMFFVINRAVVLGSWQYALWAGMFFGLVTYATYDMTNLATLKDWPLSLTVIDIIWGSLLNGATALISYLILSSLNYFQ